In Pseudochaenichthys georgianus unplaced genomic scaffold, fPseGeo1.2 scaffold_442_arrow_ctg1, whole genome shotgun sequence, a single genomic region encodes these proteins:
- the LOC117442568 gene encoding ral guanine nucleotide dissociation stimulator-like 1 isoform X2, protein MGKWELTMNPVQEWGEEFEDGAIYGITLRREPVPFSPNPAAEGPCCAFVQYRTCKVRRLKAATLDLLVNQILDPENQEQDYSRIFLSTYRTFISTSKLIEQLFHRDNAASDLDNSECYNSPLLAFVQTWLDEYSEDFRDSPLHPALRLLLDHLRISSAVHHNMRSQPNFSSLAGQTEALLKTFRNEEADKDVSSADEEQEEEASGDEDSGCENSPDQGGFMEFSAAAIADQLTRMDSALFVKVVPYQCLGCVWSQRDKKENMSPTIRATIVQFNAVTNRVIMSLLCQPTDGNFSPTSSNGPQTSPGQRARIIEKWIRVAQDCRRLKNFSSLKAILSALQSNAVYRLRKTWAAVNRDSMATFDNLWETFPDENCVLTNRGVLLETASSGVVPYLGTYLTVLTMLDTALLDTVEGGLINFEKRRREFDVLSQIRVLQMSCSQYNLPHHSRISAWLRGSKLLTDLESYDLSRQLEPPVDLCSPTSWRHRTLTKKLSSLLTVSDGSKKVPADQISVSSSGSSGSEMEDLSCPNSTCSIGLQSFHGSCTNVSEAFSPCSSLSSACSSAASSPGSSTPSSSSSSSSSPCGTCARPKPPPPSQHKRSVSMTLLPLYNRQVDDSCIVRVSVELGQSNGNMYKSILLTSQDKTAHVIQRALEKHHLELMDWQDFTLTQLISAERELLIPDKANVFYAMSTTANFDFVLRQYPKGQKKPLRATCSLGRNTK, encoded by the exons ATGGGCAAATGGGAGTTGACAATG AACCCAGTGCAGGAGTGGGGCGAGGAGTTCGAGGATGGCGCGATTTATGGGATTACTCTTCGCCGAGAACCCGTCCCTTTCTCCCCAAACCCCGCAGCGGAGGGTCCATGTTGTGCTTTTGTTCAGTACCGAACCTGCAAGGTGCGGCGTCTGAAAGCTGCCACCCTGGACCTCCTCGTGAATCAGATCCTCGACCCTGAGAACCAGGAGCAGGACTACAGCCGCATCTTCCTCTCCACATACAGGACCTTCATCAGTACCTCAAAGCTTATCGAGCAGCTCTTTCACAG AGACAATGCTGCCTCAGATCTGGACAACAGTGAATGCTACAACAG CCCTCTCTTGGCCTTTGTCCAGACATGGTTGGATGAGTACAGCGAGGACTTCAGGGACTCTCCCCTTCACCCGGCACTCAGGTTGCTTTTGGATCACCTGAGGATCAGTTCCGCGGTTCATCACAACATGCGCAGCCAACCTAACTTTAGCTCTTTGGCCGGGCAGACGGAGGCGCTGCTCAAGACGTTTCGGAACGAAG AAGCTGATAAAGATGTTAGTTCTGCTGATGAGGAGCAAGAGGAGGAGGCTTCTGGGGATGAAGATTCAGGATGTGAGAACTCTCCGGATCAAGGTGGATTCATGGAGTTCTCCGCGGCAGCCATTGCAGATCAACTCACCCGCATGGACTCG GCTCTGTTTGTCAAAGTGGTGCCGTACCAGTGTCTGGGATGCGTGTGGTCGCAACGAGACAAGAAGGAAAACATGTCTCCCACCATCCGAGCCACCATTGTGCAGTTCAACGCCGTCACTAACCGGGTCATCATGTCCCTGCTCTGCCAGCCTACAGACGGCAACTTCAGTCCAACTTCCTCCAACGGGCCTCAAACCTCACCGGGTCAGAGGGCCCGCATCATCGAGAAGTGGATCAGAGTAGCACAG GATTGTCGTCGGTTGAAGAACTTCTCCTCTCTCAAGGCCATCCTGTCGGCCCTTCAGTCTAATGCAGTTTACAGGCTGAGAAAGACCTGGGCTGCCGTCAACAG GGATAGCATGGCGACGTTTGATAACCTCTGGGAAACCTTCCCTGATGAGAACTGTGTTCTGACCAACAGAGGGGTCCTGCTGGAG ACTGCCTCCAGTGGAGTGGTTCCTTACCTGGGCACATATCTGACCGTCCTCACCATGCTGGACACTGCTCTGCTAGACACTGTGGAG GGTGGGCTCATAAACTTTGAGAAGAGGAGAAGG GAGTTTGACGTTTTGTCTCAGATCCGTGTGCTGCAGATGTCCTGCTCGCAGTACAACCTGCCCCATCACTCCAGAATCTCGGCCTGGCTGCGGGGAAGCAAGCTGCTCACAGACCTGGAGAG CTACGACCTGTCGAGGCAGCTGGAGCCTCCGGTGGATCTGTGTTCTCCGACCTCCTGGAGACACCGCACGCTCACAAAGAAACTCTCCTC CCTCCTCACAGTGAGCGACGGCTCTAAAAAGGTGCCGGCCGATCAGATCAGCGTCTCCTCCTCCGGGTCCAGCGGCTCAGAGATGGAGGATCTGTCCTGCCCAAACTCCACCTGCTCCATCGGGCTGCAg TCTTTTCATGGCTCCTGCACCAACGTGTCTGAAGccttctccccctgctcctctttgtccTCCGCCTGCTCCTCTGCTGCCTCCTCTCCAGGCTCATCCactccttcctcctcttcctcctcctcttcctccccctgtGGGACCTGTGCTCGTccgaagcccccccccccctcccagcaCAAGCGCTCCGTGTCGATGACGTTGCTGCCGCTGTACAACCGCCAGGTGGACGACTCGTGCATCGTGAGGGTCAGCGTGGAGCTGGGTCAGAGCAACGGGAACATGTACAAGAGCATCCTG TTGACGAGCCAGGATAAAACGGCGCACGTGATCCAGAGAGCGTTGGAGAAACATCACCTGGAGCTCATGGACTGGCAGGACTTCACGCTGACGCAGCTCATCTCCGCGGAGAGAG AGTTGCTCATACCGGACAAAGCCAACGTCTTCTACGCCATGTCCACAACGGCAAACTTTGACTTTGTTTTACGCCAATACCCAAAAGGCCAGAAGAAACCTCTGAGGGCCACGTGTAGTCTGGGACGAAACACTAAGTGA
- the LOC117442568 gene encoding ral guanine nucleotide dissociation stimulator-like 1 isoform X1 gives MGKWELTMNPVQEWGEEFEDGAIYGITLRREPVPFSPNPAAEGPCCAFVQYRTCKVRRLKAATLDLLVNQILDPENQEQDYSRIFLSTYRTFISTSKLIEQLFHRDNAASDLDNSECYNSPLLAFVQTWLDEYSEDFRDSPLHPALRLLLDHLRISSAVHHNMRSQPNFSSLAGQTEALLKTFRNEEADKDVSSADEEQEEEASGDEDSGCENSPDQGGFMEFSAAAIADQLTRMDSALFVKVVPYQCLGCVWSQRDKKENMSPTIRATIVQFNAVTNRVIMSLLCQPTDGNFSPTSSNGPQTSPGQRARIIEKWIRVAQDCRRLKNFSSLKAILSALQSNAVYRLRKTWAAVNRDSMATFDNLWETFPDENCVLTNRGVLLEDGGAAAVNNISPKISKRCPIPREMTASSGVVPYLGTYLTVLTMLDTALLDTVEGGLINFEKRRREFDVLSQIRVLQMSCSQYNLPHHSRISAWLRGSKLLTDLESYDLSRQLEPPVDLCSPTSWRHRTLTKKLSSLLTVSDGSKKVPADQISVSSSGSSGSEMEDLSCPNSTCSIGLQSFHGSCTNVSEAFSPCSSLSSACSSAASSPGSSTPSSSSSSSSSPCGTCARPKPPPPSQHKRSVSMTLLPLYNRQVDDSCIVRVSVELGQSNGNMYKSILLTSQDKTAHVIQRALEKHHLELMDWQDFTLTQLISAERELLIPDKANVFYAMSTTANFDFVLRQYPKGQKKPLRATCSLGRNTK, from the exons ATGGGCAAATGGGAGTTGACAATG AACCCAGTGCAGGAGTGGGGCGAGGAGTTCGAGGATGGCGCGATTTATGGGATTACTCTTCGCCGAGAACCCGTCCCTTTCTCCCCAAACCCCGCAGCGGAGGGTCCATGTTGTGCTTTTGTTCAGTACCGAACCTGCAAGGTGCGGCGTCTGAAAGCTGCCACCCTGGACCTCCTCGTGAATCAGATCCTCGACCCTGAGAACCAGGAGCAGGACTACAGCCGCATCTTCCTCTCCACATACAGGACCTTCATCAGTACCTCAAAGCTTATCGAGCAGCTCTTTCACAG AGACAATGCTGCCTCAGATCTGGACAACAGTGAATGCTACAACAG CCCTCTCTTGGCCTTTGTCCAGACATGGTTGGATGAGTACAGCGAGGACTTCAGGGACTCTCCCCTTCACCCGGCACTCAGGTTGCTTTTGGATCACCTGAGGATCAGTTCCGCGGTTCATCACAACATGCGCAGCCAACCTAACTTTAGCTCTTTGGCCGGGCAGACGGAGGCGCTGCTCAAGACGTTTCGGAACGAAG AAGCTGATAAAGATGTTAGTTCTGCTGATGAGGAGCAAGAGGAGGAGGCTTCTGGGGATGAAGATTCAGGATGTGAGAACTCTCCGGATCAAGGTGGATTCATGGAGTTCTCCGCGGCAGCCATTGCAGATCAACTCACCCGCATGGACTCG GCTCTGTTTGTCAAAGTGGTGCCGTACCAGTGTCTGGGATGCGTGTGGTCGCAACGAGACAAGAAGGAAAACATGTCTCCCACCATCCGAGCCACCATTGTGCAGTTCAACGCCGTCACTAACCGGGTCATCATGTCCCTGCTCTGCCAGCCTACAGACGGCAACTTCAGTCCAACTTCCTCCAACGGGCCTCAAACCTCACCGGGTCAGAGGGCCCGCATCATCGAGAAGTGGATCAGAGTAGCACAG GATTGTCGTCGGTTGAAGAACTTCTCCTCTCTCAAGGCCATCCTGTCGGCCCTTCAGTCTAATGCAGTTTACAGGCTGAGAAAGACCTGGGCTGCCGTCAACAG GGATAGCATGGCGACGTTTGATAACCTCTGGGAAACCTTCCCTGATGAGAACTGTGTTCTGACCAACAGAGGGGTCCTGCTGGAG GATGGAGGCGCGGCGGCTGTAAATAACATCTCCCCAAAGATATCGAAGAGGTGTCCGATCCCCAGAGAGATG ACTGCCTCCAGTGGAGTGGTTCCTTACCTGGGCACATATCTGACCGTCCTCACCATGCTGGACACTGCTCTGCTAGACACTGTGGAG GGTGGGCTCATAAACTTTGAGAAGAGGAGAAGG GAGTTTGACGTTTTGTCTCAGATCCGTGTGCTGCAGATGTCCTGCTCGCAGTACAACCTGCCCCATCACTCCAGAATCTCGGCCTGGCTGCGGGGAAGCAAGCTGCTCACAGACCTGGAGAG CTACGACCTGTCGAGGCAGCTGGAGCCTCCGGTGGATCTGTGTTCTCCGACCTCCTGGAGACACCGCACGCTCACAAAGAAACTCTCCTC CCTCCTCACAGTGAGCGACGGCTCTAAAAAGGTGCCGGCCGATCAGATCAGCGTCTCCTCCTCCGGGTCCAGCGGCTCAGAGATGGAGGATCTGTCCTGCCCAAACTCCACCTGCTCCATCGGGCTGCAg TCTTTTCATGGCTCCTGCACCAACGTGTCTGAAGccttctccccctgctcctctttgtccTCCGCCTGCTCCTCTGCTGCCTCCTCTCCAGGCTCATCCactccttcctcctcttcctcctcctcttcctccccctgtGGGACCTGTGCTCGTccgaagcccccccccccctcccagcaCAAGCGCTCCGTGTCGATGACGTTGCTGCCGCTGTACAACCGCCAGGTGGACGACTCGTGCATCGTGAGGGTCAGCGTGGAGCTGGGTCAGAGCAACGGGAACATGTACAAGAGCATCCTG TTGACGAGCCAGGATAAAACGGCGCACGTGATCCAGAGAGCGTTGGAGAAACATCACCTGGAGCTCATGGACTGGCAGGACTTCACGCTGACGCAGCTCATCTCCGCGGAGAGAG AGTTGCTCATACCGGACAAAGCCAACGTCTTCTACGCCATGTCCACAACGGCAAACTTTGACTTTGTTTTACGCCAATACCCAAAAGGCCAGAAGAAACCTCTGAGGGCCACGTGTAGTCTGGGACGAAACACTAAGTGA